In a single window of the Helicobacter sp. MIT 99-5507 genome:
- a CDS encoding amino acid ABC transporter permease, whose amino-acid sequence MDFNFIYSNIHVYYEALLLTLKISFFGILFSSIIGLSLAFILYFNIKIFKTIVNIYIEISRNTPLLIQLVFLYYGLPKILDFKLEADTTAIIGLTFLGASYMCETFRSSLQSIEKIQIESALSLGLNKIEIMKYILLPLAFSISIPSFSANIIFLIKETSVVTVIALADLMYVTNNIIGNYYKTNEALFLLVSAYLVVLLPISLFFSYLEKRLRYV is encoded by the coding sequence ATGGATTTTAATTTTATATATAGCAATATACATGTTTATTATGAAGCATTATTATTAACATTAAAAATTTCATTTTTTGGAATCTTATTTTCAAGTATTATTGGGCTTTCTTTGGCGTTTATTTTGTATTTTAATATTAAAATTTTTAAAACTATAGTTAATATTTATATTGAAATATCTAGGAATACGCCGCTGCTCATTCAGCTTGTATTTTTGTATTATGGATTGCCAAAGATTCTAGATTTTAAGCTTGAAGCAGATACTACAGCAATAATTGGGCTTACATTTCTTGGTGCTAGTTATATGTGTGAGACTTTTAGAAGTTCATTGCAAAGTATTGAAAAAATTCAAATAGAATCTGCTCTAAGTCTTGGGCTAAATAAGATTGAGATAATGAAATATATTTTATTGCCACTTGCTTTTAGCATATCAATTCCTTCATTTAGCGCAAATATTATATTTTTGATAAAAGAGACAAGTGTAGTAACAGTCATCGCATTGGCTGATTTGATGTATGTAACAAATAATATTATAGGGAATTATTATAAGACTAATGAAGCATTATTTTTATTGGTTAGTGCGTATTTGGTAGTTTTACTTCCTATATCATTGTTTTTTTCATATTTAGAAAAAAGGCTTAGATATGTTTGA